The following are from one region of the Angustibacter sp. Root456 genome:
- a CDS encoding VOC family protein gives MAVKRIKPNILSRDFDASRAFYTGVIGLEGGQGLDWILFFGTDQREVQLSVMSLDVKAHQHPDVSIEVDDVDEVYARAVTAGAEITYPITDEDWGLRRFFVRDPNGAIINVTQHTQ, from the coding sequence GTGGCGGTCAAGCGGATCAAGCCGAACATCCTGTCGCGCGACTTCGACGCGAGCCGGGCCTTCTACACCGGGGTCATCGGCCTCGAGGGTGGCCAGGGCCTGGACTGGATCCTGTTCTTCGGCACCGACCAGCGCGAGGTGCAGCTGAGCGTCATGTCGCTGGACGTCAAGGCGCACCAGCATCCCGACGTCTCCATCGAGGTCGACGACGTGGACGAGGTCTACGCGCGCGCGGTCACTGCCGGTGCCGAGATCACGTACCCGATCACCGACGAGGACTGGGGACTTCGGCGGTTCTTCGTCCGCGATCCCAACGGCGCGATCATCAACGTCACCCAGCACACGCAGTAG
- the ccsB gene encoding c-type cytochrome biogenesis protein CcsB, producing MSVNETLATQANILLYGSMASYAVAFVAYTTDLAGGAARAERRREREAVVERELVGAGAPVEATSAAAASAVATDVEPEKRRAAAIGTSLTILSLLLHAGSVALRGAAVQRPPWSNMFEFSTAGAAVVTLVYLLALKWRDLRYLGAFVVGPVLLTLGLAVTVLYTRAAQVVPSLKSYWLAIHVSVAFIASALLTLAFSLTVLYLAQDRRERRSAAGEVVSRSFMDSLPGARELDLASYRLHAVAFPLWTFTLVAGAIWAESAWGRYWGWDPKEVWTFVIWVVYAGYLHARATRGWQGRKSATIAIIGFGCLLFNFLVVNIFFVGWHSYAGVG from the coding sequence GTGAGCGTCAACGAGACCCTGGCCACGCAGGCCAACATCCTGCTCTACGGCTCCATGGCGAGCTACGCCGTGGCGTTCGTGGCCTACACGACCGACCTCGCGGGCGGCGCCGCTCGGGCCGAGCGTCGGCGTGAGCGCGAGGCCGTCGTCGAGCGCGAGCTGGTGGGCGCCGGGGCGCCGGTCGAGGCGACGTCGGCAGCCGCCGCGTCCGCCGTAGCGACCGACGTCGAGCCCGAGAAGCGGCGCGCGGCGGCCATCGGCACCTCGCTCACGATCCTGTCGCTGCTGCTGCACGCCGGGTCGGTCGCCCTGCGCGGCGCCGCCGTCCAGCGTCCGCCGTGGAGCAACATGTTCGAGTTCTCGACCGCCGGTGCGGCGGTCGTGACGCTCGTCTACCTGCTCGCCCTGAAGTGGCGCGACCTGCGCTACCTCGGTGCGTTCGTCGTCGGGCCGGTGCTGCTGACGCTCGGGCTCGCCGTGACGGTGCTCTACACGCGGGCGGCGCAGGTGGTGCCGTCGCTCAAGAGCTACTGGCTGGCGATCCACGTGAGCGTCGCGTTCATCGCCTCCGCCCTGCTGACCCTCGCCTTCTCGCTCACCGTGCTCTACCTCGCGCAGGACCGCCGCGAGCGCCGCAGCGCGGCCGGCGAGGTGGTGTCGCGCTCGTTCATGGACTCCCTGCCGGGCGCGCGCGAGCTCGACCTCGCGTCGTACCGGTTGCACGCGGTGGCCTTCCCGCTGTGGACCTTCACGCTCGTCGCCGGGGCGATCTGGGCCGAGAGCGCGTGGGGCCGATACTGGGGCTGGGACCCCAAGGAGGTCTGGACCTTCGTCATCTGGGTCGTCTACGCCGGCTACCTGCACGCGCGCGCCACGCGCGGCTGGCAGGGGCGCAAGTCGGCCACGATCGCGATCATCGGTTTCGGCTGCCTGCTGTTCAACTTCCTCGTCGTCAACATCTTCTTCGTCGGCTGGCACAGCTATGCCGGCGTCGGCTGA
- a CDS encoding Lrp/AsnC family transcriptional regulator has translation MDAIDRQLVAALHDNARASWAELGRLVGLSGPSVQERVRRLEDRGVIRGYRAEISPDAVGLGVSALVDLYQRDEVPTEDVSEQLRAIPEVEDCWYVAGDEEFVVKVRAQDVAGLEAVISKLRGVRGVARTRTTVVLSTYWEGRGLPLPPADPPAGDPGDRDDQGSSARP, from the coding sequence ATGGACGCGATCGACCGCCAGCTGGTGGCTGCGCTGCACGACAACGCCCGCGCCAGCTGGGCCGAGCTCGGGCGCTTGGTGGGCCTGTCGGGCCCGAGCGTGCAGGAGCGCGTGCGCCGCCTGGAGGACCGTGGCGTGATCCGCGGCTACCGGGCCGAGATCTCCCCGGACGCCGTGGGCCTGGGAGTCAGCGCGCTCGTCGACCTCTACCAGCGCGACGAGGTGCCCACCGAGGACGTCTCCGAGCAGCTGCGCGCCATCCCCGAGGTGGAGGACTGCTGGTACGTCGCCGGCGACGAGGAGTTCGTCGTGAAGGTGCGGGCGCAGGACGTCGCGGGCCTGGAGGCCGTCATCAGCAAGCTCCGCGGGGTGCGCGGCGTGGCCCGCACGCGCACGACGGTGGTGCTGTCCACGTACTGGGAGGGGCGCGGGCTGCCGCTGCCCCCGGCCGACCCGCCCGCGGGCGACCCGGGCGACCGGGACGACCAGGGCTCGTCGGCGCGCCCGTAG
- a CDS encoding GNAT family N-acetyltransferase has protein sequence MSVAVRRALPAEYAAIGDLTARAYLDDGLVPDGSDYDATLRRADDRASHSELLVAVDDDGALLGTVSYVQAGSLYAEVSREGEAEFRMLAVDRSARGRGVGRLLAQACIDRARADGVGAVVISTATNMAPAHALYDSLGFVRLPERDWRPIPSVLLLAYRLELTPAPPAP, from the coding sequence GTGAGCGTCGCCGTCCGCCGTGCCCTGCCTGCCGAGTACGCCGCCATCGGCGACCTCACCGCCCGCGCCTACCTGGACGACGGCCTGGTGCCCGATGGCTCTGACTACGACGCGACGCTGCGCCGCGCCGACGACCGGGCGTCCCACAGCGAGCTGCTCGTAGCGGTGGACGACGACGGCGCGCTGCTCGGCACCGTGTCGTACGTGCAGGCCGGCTCGCTCTACGCCGAGGTCTCGCGTGAGGGCGAGGCTGAGTTCCGCATGCTCGCGGTCGACCGCAGCGCCCGCGGCCGCGGCGTCGGGCGTCTGCTCGCCCAGGCCTGCATCGACCGCGCCCGCGCGGACGGCGTCGGCGCCGTCGTCATCTCGACAGCCACGAACATGGCACCGGCCCACGCCCTCTACGACTCGCTGGGCTTCGTCCGGCTGCCCGAGCGCGACTGGCGCCCGATCCCCAGCGTGCTGCTGCTGGCCTACCGGCTGGAGCTCACGCCCGCGCCGCCAGCGCCCTGA
- a CDS encoding sensor histidine kinase, with protein MLARAGLTRGDLVVAAVFVLAALGEAVALHRQTPALLAFAAAGAPALGVLALRRVRPTLPIVVITALAAAGTTVQARVWPGASDSGGVWMLALLLSAYSLGAHGRGRVVMLGGLLPLGVVLVVDLPSMHGWSLVSGVAFVTAFVGVLPTAVGRAVRARRERLAALQRQRTQVVHEQQARREAAVLAERLRTAEHLRPTLLRGLRRLADQVDAGAEPEDVEQAARQLLSRTREEVVALTAPVEVPHTEPPPQAEFLGPLRAVAQRWAVLGAGVIGAGLALESTQTVPIAVPAAVAVTAAFALTLPLMLVWWRPLAAVVVLWVAATAFSRLVAPMDGMLSGAALAVASAFAVAALSTRRAAALGLLACSIGQVAGVGVSDPLGVTVMLLLCWLGGLAVNEASRLVELSRVTNRLLEGQETVARQRAVVEERLRLAREVHDQIGHSLTVVAIQAGAARRLAAADPHGARVIMATVAAAARDGLAAMTAASIEPDATGADLPSLLERTLAAGVDLSTDPAELESIRLLDPRVHALAYRVVQEALTNVLRHARGAPASVRLRHDDGRLTIVVRNGAGTRPSGILGGGHGLIGLREQAAACAGEISWGPCADGGFAVQAVLPLRTPHVVG; from the coding sequence GTGCTGGCGCGTGCGGGCCTGACCAGAGGCGACCTGGTGGTTGCCGCGGTCTTCGTGCTGGCCGCCCTCGGCGAGGCCGTCGCCCTGCATCGGCAGACGCCCGCGCTGCTGGCCTTCGCCGCGGCCGGAGCGCCTGCGCTGGGCGTCCTCGCCCTGCGCCGCGTGCGCCCGACGTTGCCGATCGTCGTGATCACCGCGCTGGCCGCGGCCGGGACGACGGTGCAGGCCCGCGTCTGGCCTGGCGCGAGTGACAGCGGCGGAGTGTGGATGCTGGCGCTCCTGCTGTCGGCGTACTCGCTGGGCGCGCACGGTCGAGGCCGCGTGGTGATGCTCGGAGGTCTGCTCCCTCTCGGTGTCGTGCTCGTGGTCGACCTCCCGAGCATGCACGGATGGTCCTTGGTGAGCGGCGTCGCCTTCGTCACGGCGTTCGTCGGTGTCCTGCCCACCGCCGTCGGCCGTGCGGTGCGCGCACGACGTGAGCGGCTCGCCGCGCTCCAGCGCCAGCGCACCCAGGTAGTGCATGAGCAGCAGGCACGACGCGAGGCCGCGGTGCTCGCTGAACGACTGCGCACTGCCGAGCATCTGCGGCCCACCCTGCTGAGGGGCCTCCGCCGGCTCGCTGACCAGGTGGACGCCGGCGCCGAGCCCGAGGACGTCGAACAGGCCGCCCGACAGCTGCTCAGCCGGACGCGTGAGGAGGTCGTGGCGCTGACAGCACCCGTCGAAGTCCCGCACACCGAACCACCACCTCAAGCAGAGTTTTTGGGGCCGTTGAGGGCGGTCGCCCAGCGGTGGGCCGTGCTCGGTGCAGGAGTCATCGGCGCGGGTTTGGCCCTCGAGTCGACCCAGACGGTGCCTATCGCCGTCCCGGCCGCAGTTGCCGTGACGGCCGCCTTCGCGCTCACCCTGCCCCTCATGCTGGTCTGGTGGCGCCCGCTGGCCGCCGTCGTCGTCCTGTGGGTGGCCGCCACGGCCTTCTCGCGCCTCGTCGCCCCGATGGACGGCATGCTCAGCGGTGCGGCGCTCGCCGTGGCCTCGGCGTTCGCTGTCGCCGCCCTGTCGACCAGACGAGCAGCGGCGCTCGGCCTCCTGGCGTGCTCGATCGGCCAGGTTGCGGGCGTCGGCGTGTCCGACCCGTTGGGCGTGACGGTGATGCTCCTGCTGTGCTGGCTCGGTGGGCTGGCGGTCAACGAGGCGAGTCGGCTGGTCGAGCTCAGCCGCGTCACGAACCGGCTGCTGGAAGGGCAGGAAACCGTGGCTCGTCAACGGGCCGTCGTCGAGGAGCGGCTGCGGCTCGCCCGCGAGGTGCACGACCAGATCGGGCACAGCCTCACGGTGGTGGCGATCCAGGCGGGCGCGGCTCGACGACTCGCAGCCGCTGACCCCCACGGCGCGCGCGTCATCATGGCGACCGTAGCCGCCGCCGCACGCGACGGTCTCGCCGCCATGACGGCCGCTTCGATCGAGCCGGATGCCACCGGTGCCGACCTGCCGTCGCTGCTGGAGCGCACGCTCGCGGCGGGCGTGGATCTGAGCACGGACCCAGCCGAGCTCGAGTCCATCAGACTGCTCGACCCGCGGGTGCACGCGCTCGCCTACCGCGTCGTCCAGGAGGCTCTGACCAACGTGCTGCGCCACGCGCGCGGCGCACCGGCCAGCGTGCGACTGCGCCACGACGACGGCCGTCTCACCATCGTCGTGCGCAACGGCGCCGGCACCCGGCCCAGCGGCATCCTCGGCGGCGGCCACGGCCTGATCGGGCTCCGCGAGCAGGCCGCCGCCTGCGCCGGCGAGATCAGCTGGGGCCCGTGCGCCGACGGAGGATTCGCCGTGCAAGCGGTGCTCCCGCTGCGGACCCCGCACGTGGTGGGCTGA
- a CDS encoding 1,4-dihydroxy-2-naphthoate polyprenyltransferase, with product MATPAQWIEGARPRTLPAAVAPVAAGTGAAAALDGFDLVRALLALVVALALQVAVNYANDYSDGVRGTDDDRVGPFRLTGSRAAEPRAVKAAAFAAFGVAAVAGLALVALASAWWLLVVGALAIVAAWFYTGGSRPYGYLGLGELFVFVFFGLVAVLGTTYTQAGRLSWASWAAAVAIGSLACAILVANNLRDIPTDAVAGKRTLAVRLGDARTRGLYVALVAVPLVLAVAVGARSPWALLALASALLLWPAVRVVRGGVTGLGLIPVLRDTGRAELVYGVLLGLGLALG from the coding sequence ATGGCGACCCCCGCGCAGTGGATCGAAGGTGCCCGACCCCGCACGCTGCCGGCGGCCGTGGCTCCCGTCGCCGCTGGCACGGGCGCCGCCGCGGCCCTCGACGGGTTCGACCTGGTCCGCGCCCTGCTCGCGCTCGTCGTGGCGCTCGCACTGCAGGTGGCGGTCAACTACGCCAACGACTACTCCGACGGCGTCCGCGGCACTGACGACGACCGCGTCGGCCCGTTCCGGCTCACCGGCTCGCGCGCGGCCGAGCCCCGCGCGGTGAAGGCGGCCGCCTTCGCTGCGTTCGGCGTCGCCGCGGTCGCCGGCCTCGCGCTGGTGGCGCTGGCGAGCGCCTGGTGGCTGCTGGTGGTGGGCGCGCTGGCGATCGTCGCGGCGTGGTTCTACACCGGCGGCTCGCGCCCGTACGGCTACCTCGGTCTCGGCGAGCTGTTCGTCTTCGTGTTCTTCGGGCTGGTGGCGGTACTCGGCACGACGTACACGCAGGCCGGGCGGCTGTCGTGGGCGAGCTGGGCGGCCGCGGTCGCGATCGGCAGCCTCGCCTGCGCGATCCTCGTTGCGAACAACCTGCGCGACATCCCCACCGACGCCGTCGCCGGCAAGCGCACGCTCGCCGTCCGGCTGGGCGACGCCCGCACCCGCGGGCTGTACGTCGCGCTCGTCGCCGTCCCGCTCGTGCTGGCGGTCGCCGTGGGGGCCAGGAGCCCGTGGGCGCTGCTCGCCCTCGCCTCAGCCCTGCTGCTCTGGCCGGCGGTGCGCGTCGTCCGAGGTGGTGTGACCGGCCTCGGGCTCATCCCCGTGCTGCGCGACACCGGGCGCGCCGAGCTCGTCTACGGCGTGCTGCTGGGCCTGGGGCTCGCGCTCGGCTGA
- the menE gene encoding o-succinylbenzoate--CoA ligase has protein sequence MSRQLSAVDLAGLPLRDALDLLAAALDGSGDAILPTSADPASVRARASLQAGTTLREGEDDDTDPTALVVATSGSTGEPKGVLLPASALQASAAATYDRLGGPGTWLLALAPHHVAGVQVLLRSIAAGTDPQLLDLREGFRARAFVATTEALIERAPGRRYTALVPTQLVRLLDAGPDALDALRSFDAVLLGGAAATPALLARARGTGVSVVTTYGMSETCGGCVYDGVPLDGVHVDVGERIRLGGPVVARGYRLQPESPKFLQRNGTRWFETDDVGSLAGDRLTVHGRADDVIVTGGSKVSPQAVEAVLAEVPGVRECLVVGVPDVEWGQRVVAVVVGTAPLEALRDKASERIGAAAAPRALVSVDALPHKALGKPDRAAATRLAAERLA, from the coding sequence GTGTCCCGCCAGCTGAGCGCCGTCGATCTCGCCGGTCTTCCGTTGCGCGACGCACTCGACCTGCTGGCCGCCGCGCTCGACGGCAGCGGCGACGCGATCCTGCCGACGTCTGCCGACCCTGCGTCGGTACGCGCTCGCGCGTCGCTGCAGGCCGGCACGACACTGCGCGAGGGCGAGGACGACGACACCGACCCCACGGCTCTCGTCGTCGCCACCTCGGGGTCGACCGGCGAGCCGAAGGGCGTGCTGCTGCCCGCGTCGGCGCTGCAGGCCTCGGCGGCCGCGACGTACGACCGGCTGGGCGGCCCCGGCACCTGGCTGCTCGCCCTCGCACCCCACCACGTCGCCGGCGTGCAGGTGCTGCTGCGGTCCATCGCGGCCGGCACCGACCCGCAGCTGCTCGATCTGCGAGAAGGGTTCCGCGCCAGGGCTTTCGTCGCGACCACCGAGGCGCTCATCGAGCGCGCGCCGGGCCGCCGCTACACCGCCTTGGTGCCGACGCAGCTCGTGCGCCTCCTGGACGCCGGGCCGGACGCTCTGGACGCGCTGCGCTCGTTCGACGCGGTGCTGCTCGGCGGTGCCGCCGCCACGCCGGCCCTGCTCGCTCGCGCGCGGGGCACCGGCGTGAGCGTCGTGACGACCTATGGCATGAGCGAGACCTGCGGTGGTTGCGTCTACGACGGCGTCCCGCTCGACGGCGTGCACGTCGACGTCGGCGAGCGCATCCGCCTCGGCGGCCCGGTCGTCGCACGCGGCTACCGCCTCCAGCCGGAGTCGCCGAAGTTCTTGCAGCGCAACGGAACTCGCTGGTTCGAGACCGACGACGTCGGCAGCCTGGCCGGCGACCGGCTGACCGTGCACGGTCGCGCCGACGACGTCATCGTCACCGGTGGCAGCAAGGTCTCGCCCCAGGCGGTCGAGGCCGTGCTCGCCGAGGTGCCCGGCGTCCGGGAGTGCCTCGTGGTGGGCGTGCCCGACGTCGAGTGGGGCCAGCGGGTCGTGGCCGTCGTGGTGGGGACGGCGCCCCTGGAGGCGTTGCGCGACAAGGCCAGCGAGCGAATCGGCGCGGCGGCGGCGCCGCGCGCGCTCGTCAGCGTCGACGCCCTCCCGCACAAGGCGCTCGGCAAGCCCGACCGCGCCGCCGCCACTCGCCTGGCGGCCGAACGGCTCGCCTGA
- a CDS encoding bifunctional diguanylate cyclase/phosphodiesterase encodes MSSDPVDPDLGAPEASGPAVRFEPVLPLMLSALGLVAVVFVGGGPPALGLVLLTGLLGAAGFAGWQGTGALVTRALLLSAIAFTLPLLNVHLVSHVLQWWYAIIAVYPLLLPRRIAWWVTGCISAGLLTQYFTGTAIPHVTLSGWTLRTLLLAGIGLIVAYSGAAYRTARDEARRRQLAAEHAERELHHATTHDNLTGMPNRSSLDLFIDTALHARSGGDDDQVAVLIIDLDRFKNVNETLGHLAGDRLLREVAGRLASLLGPHQRAARLGGDEFAIVCAPTSPQRAQEMGHRLVQLFNQPVDLNGAPYRIGMSVGVAVSGAGIETRADLLRSADAAMYAAKRAGRGTAVLYHAAMSEEVAADLAVEQQLREAIEAGNVDGDHLRPGAVTAVFQPVVDLATGRVVGAEALARWQIDGRDVSPLRFVPLAEELGLGLDLALAVARQSVRALAAWRQAGLADVRSVAVNISARDLLTPSLPDELSRLVDDAGLEPGALTLEITERDVVDDVERTREALQHLRVKGITVAVDDFGTGFSSLAYLARLPLQVLKIDREFVANLDRDDTIARTVVQLATSFGMECVAEGIETPHQLTTLAGFGVQFGQGWHLGRPALAGNFVESVRALAARA; translated from the coding sequence GTGAGCTCTGACCCGGTCGACCCTGATCTCGGCGCCCCGGAGGCGTCGGGACCGGCCGTCCGCTTCGAGCCGGTGCTGCCGCTCATGCTCTCCGCGCTGGGTCTGGTCGCCGTCGTGTTCGTCGGCGGCGGTCCCCCAGCGCTCGGGCTCGTCCTGCTGACCGGCCTTCTCGGCGCCGCCGGTTTCGCCGGGTGGCAGGGCACGGGCGCCCTGGTCACCCGCGCCCTGCTGCTCAGCGCGATCGCCTTCACGCTGCCGCTGCTCAACGTGCACCTCGTCTCGCACGTCCTGCAGTGGTGGTACGCGATCATCGCCGTCTACCCGCTCCTGCTCCCCCGCCGCATCGCGTGGTGGGTGACGGGCTGCATCTCCGCGGGCCTGCTGACGCAGTACTTCACCGGCACGGCGATCCCCCACGTCACGCTGTCGGGCTGGACGCTGCGCACGCTCCTGCTCGCCGGCATCGGCCTCATCGTCGCCTACTCCGGCGCGGCCTACCGCACGGCCCGCGACGAGGCCCGACGGCGTCAGCTCGCCGCCGAGCACGCCGAGCGTGAGCTGCACCACGCCACCACGCACGACAACCTCACCGGGATGCCCAACCGCTCCTCGCTCGACCTGTTCATCGACACCGCGCTGCACGCGCGGAGCGGCGGCGACGACGACCAGGTCGCGGTGCTCATCATCGACCTCGACCGGTTCAAGAACGTCAACGAGACCCTCGGCCACCTCGCCGGCGACCGACTGCTGCGCGAGGTCGCGGGGCGACTGGCCTCGCTCCTCGGCCCGCACCAGCGCGCCGCGCGCCTCGGCGGCGACGAGTTCGCCATCGTCTGCGCCCCCACGTCCCCCCAGCGGGCGCAGGAGATGGGCCACCGGCTGGTCCAGCTCTTCAACCAGCCGGTCGACCTCAACGGCGCGCCGTACCGCATCGGGATGTCGGTCGGCGTGGCCGTCAGCGGCGCCGGCATCGAGACCCGCGCCGACCTCCTGCGCTCCGCCGACGCGGCGATGTACGCCGCCAAGCGCGCCGGGCGCGGCACCGCCGTGCTCTACCACGCCGCCATGAGCGAGGAGGTGGCTGCCGACCTCGCCGTCGAGCAGCAGCTGCGGGAGGCGATCGAGGCCGGCAACGTCGACGGCGACCACCTGCGCCCGGGCGCCGTCACCGCGGTGTTCCAGCCGGTGGTCGACCTCGCCACCGGACGCGTCGTCGGCGCCGAGGCCCTCGCACGCTGGCAGATCGACGGCCGCGACGTCTCACCCTTGCGCTTCGTGCCGCTCGCCGAGGAGCTCGGCCTCGGCCTCGACCTGGCACTCGCCGTCGCGCGGCAGTCGGTGCGGGCCCTCGCCGCCTGGCGCCAGGCCGGTCTCGCCGACGTGCGCAGCGTCGCCGTCAACATCAGCGCCCGCGACCTGCTCACACCGTCCCTGCCCGACGAGCTGTCCCGGCTGGTCGACGACGCCGGCCTCGAGCCGGGCGCGCTCACGCTGGAGATCACCGAGCGCGACGTCGTCGACGACGTCGAGCGCACCCGCGAGGCGTTGCAGCACCTGCGCGTCAAGGGAATCACCGTGGCGGTCGACGACTTCGGCACCGGCTTCTCCTCGCTCGCCTACCTCGCCCGCCTGCCGTTGCAGGTGCTGAAGATCGACCGCGAGTTCGTCGCCAACCTCGACCGCGACGACACGATCGCGCGCACGGTCGTGCAGCTCGCGACGTCGTTCGGCATGGAGTGCGTCGCAGAGGGCATCGAGACCCCGCACCAGCTCACCACCCTCGCCGGGTTCGGCGTCCAGTTCGGCCAGGGCTGGCACCTGGGGCGGCCGGCGCTCGCCGGGAACTTCGTGGAGTCGGTCAGGGCGCTGGCGGCGCGGGCGTGA
- a CDS encoding TraR/DksA family transcriptional regulator, with product MPASADGSPGASGPLAVLRAERAQLAEQLSTLQREFDRVVDASASSNADDEHDPEGSTIAFERAQLAAVLDQTRERLADVDRAVGQVASGDYGRCARCGQPIDPERLVARPTATLCITCARAPHP from the coding sequence ATGCCGGCGTCGGCTGACGGGTCGCCGGGCGCGAGCGGGCCACTCGCCGTCCTGCGCGCCGAGCGGGCGCAGCTCGCCGAGCAGCTGTCGACGCTGCAGCGTGAGTTCGACCGCGTCGTCGATGCCTCGGCGTCCTCGAACGCCGACGACGAGCACGACCCCGAGGGCTCGACCATCGCGTTCGAGCGCGCCCAGCTGGCCGCGGTGCTCGACCAGACGCGCGAGCGCCTCGCCGACGTCGACCGGGCGGTCGGGCAGGTGGCCTCCGGCGACTACGGCCGCTGCGCTCGCTGCGGGCAGCCGATCGACCCCGAGCGCCTGGTGGCCCGCCCGACGGCGACCCTGTGCATCACCTGCGCCCGCGCCCCCCACCCCTGA
- a CDS encoding response regulator transcription factor, giving the protein MMTSVAIADDQPLVRSGLRMILEAETDLAVTGEAADGTEALALVAATTPDVLLLDVQMPGLDGLEALTRLTASASVTKVLMLTTFDLDEYVYRAMRAGASGFLLKDMAAEDIVAAVRQVARGVDALLAPALTRRLVDRFAHERPQVPEPAFDRLTARELDVLRLVARGLSNAEIAAELYISDTTVKTHVARVLMKLGLRDRVQAVVVAYEGGLVGGADGDPSRPPLTPQ; this is encoded by the coding sequence CTGATGACCAGCGTCGCCATCGCCGACGACCAGCCGCTGGTGCGCAGCGGACTGCGGATGATCCTCGAGGCCGAGACCGACCTCGCCGTCACCGGGGAGGCGGCCGACGGCACCGAGGCGCTCGCGCTCGTGGCGGCGACGACGCCCGACGTCCTGCTCCTCGACGTGCAGATGCCTGGCCTCGACGGGCTGGAGGCCCTGACCCGGCTGACGGCCTCGGCGTCGGTCACCAAGGTCCTGATGCTCACCACCTTCGACCTGGACGAGTACGTCTACCGCGCTATGCGCGCCGGTGCGTCGGGATTCCTGCTCAAGGACATGGCCGCCGAGGACATCGTGGCCGCCGTCCGCCAAGTCGCTCGTGGTGTCGATGCGCTGCTCGCACCCGCACTGACGCGACGACTCGTCGACCGGTTCGCGCACGAGCGGCCGCAGGTGCCAGAGCCCGCGTTCGATCGGCTCACGGCGCGGGAGCTGGACGTCCTGCGCCTGGTGGCCCGTGGACTGTCCAACGCGGAGATCGCGGCCGAGCTGTACATCAGTGACACCACGGTGAAGACGCACGTCGCGCGAGTGCTCATGAAGCTCGGTTTGCGCGACCGCGTACAGGCCGTCGTCGTCGCGTACGAGGGCGGCCTGGTGGGCGGCGCGGACGGCGACCCCAGCCGGCCCCCGCTCACGCCGCAGTAG